One part of the Cyclobacteriaceae bacterium genome encodes these proteins:
- a CDS encoding D-alanyl-D-alanine carboxypeptidase: protein MKNIFYFSIIAVLAGCSPLSRQKLNKSFAEAERKFQDHIGFVLYDPLKKETLYTYNGEKYFTPASNTKIFTLFTSLTVLGDSLPALQYMIKGDSLIFSGTGDPSFFYDQVYNNNRTVDFLKNTTKELYYASDNFYTSSLGPGWAWSDYNYAYSAERSPFPIYGNTYKVTQPTSAGIRVTPTYFKKYFWLADSTERASAFVREVGSNRTDYFPGKQTSLGREWYIPFKSNALLVTDLLADTLKRPVNLLGKPAEWKDRKTLFSIPADSVYKVMMQESDNFLAEQLLLVCAGMLSDTLQPEIAMQHITKKYLFDLPDSPVWVDGSGLSRYNLFTPRSIVALWDKLYLKVERERLFHLLAAGGKSGTLRNSYKHEPPYVYGKTGTLRNNHSLSGYLVTKKGRTLIFSYMNNNYTVPVTDVRSEMERLLKQIYENY, encoded by the coding sequence ATGAAAAATATTTTCTACTTTTCAATTATTGCTGTACTGGCAGGCTGCTCTCCACTATCAAGGCAAAAATTAAACAAGAGCTTTGCAGAAGCAGAAAGAAAGTTTCAGGACCATATCGGGTTTGTTTTGTACGATCCGCTAAAGAAAGAAACCCTGTACACCTACAATGGAGAAAAGTATTTCACCCCCGCCTCGAACACAAAAATTTTTACACTCTTTACTTCACTTACTGTATTGGGCGATTCCCTGCCGGCCCTTCAATACATGATCAAAGGCGACTCACTTATTTTTTCGGGCACCGGTGACCCATCCTTTTTTTATGATCAGGTATACAACAACAACCGAACCGTTGATTTTTTAAAAAACACCACCAAAGAATTGTATTACGCAAGTGATAATTTCTACACGTCATCGCTCGGCCCCGGTTGGGCATGGAGTGATTACAACTACGCCTACTCAGCAGAGCGTTCTCCCTTTCCGATTTACGGAAACACCTATAAAGTAACACAGCCCACATCAGCCGGCATTCGGGTTACGCCAACCTATTTCAAAAAGTATTTTTGGTTGGCCGACAGTACGGAGCGGGCCTCTGCGTTTGTTCGCGAAGTAGGCTCAAACCGCACGGATTATTTTCCGGGTAAACAAACCAGTTTAGGCCGAGAATGGTATATTCCATTTAAATCAAATGCGTTGTTGGTAACCGATTTGCTGGCCGATACACTAAAGCGACCAGTTAATTTGCTTGGTAAACCTGCTGAATGGAAAGATCGGAAGACATTATTCAGCATACCTGCCGATAGTGTTTATAAAGTAATGATGCAGGAGAGCGATAATTTCCTGGCTGAACAGTTGTTGTTGGTTTGTGCCGGTATGCTTAGCGATACGTTGCAGCCTGAGATAGCCATGCAGCACATTACTAAAAAGTATTTGTTCGATTTGCCCGACAGCCCCGTTTGGGTTGATGGCTCCGGTCTGTCGCGGTACAACCTGTTTACACCGCGAAGCATAGTAGCCTTATGGGACAAGCTTTATTTAAAAGTCGAACGCGAACGGTTATTCCATTTGCTGGCGGCAGGCGGTAAATCCGGTACGTTACGAAATTCATATAAGCATGAACCACCGTATGTTTACGGTAAAACCGGAACGTTGCGCAACAATCATTCGCTTAGCGGATATTTAGTAACGAAAAAAGGCCGCACTCTTATTTTCAGTTACATGAACAACAATTACACTGTGCCCG